In one window of Tellurirhabdus rosea DNA:
- a CDS encoding NYN domain-containing protein yields the protein MHTEKNSKLTRIAVFYDGNYFLHVSNYYNYSHERRSRISISGLHEFIRQQVAEAEDNDPRLCQIVDAHYFRGRLNAHEASQRGNQLFYDRLFDDILMSEGVVTHYLPVKTYHDKRQEKGIDVWLALEAYELAFYKNFDVLVLITADGDYVPLIRKLNTLGTRVMVLSWDFEYYNDEGDRQVTRTSQDLLREVSYPVAMHERIENGLRTGDSLVNNLFVKQSATRVQNGVTNGAAVSITDGLNFSFDGDDDGAYDDDPNEIKISTIRTLKNGYGFINYPPNNLFFHYTSLMGSDFNELNIDDEVSFHIGKNAEGKDIAVEVRLVNNH from the coding sequence ATGCACACTGAAAAAAACAGCAAGCTTACACGTATTGCGGTATTCTATGATGGGAATTATTTTCTGCATGTAAGTAACTACTACAATTATTCTCACGAAAGACGCAGCCGGATCAGCATTTCCGGCCTCCACGAGTTTATTCGTCAGCAGGTAGCTGAAGCCGAAGATAACGACCCCCGCCTTTGCCAGATTGTGGATGCCCACTATTTCCGGGGTCGCCTCAACGCCCATGAAGCCAGCCAGCGCGGAAACCAGCTGTTCTACGACCGGCTGTTCGATGATATTCTGATGTCGGAAGGCGTGGTAACGCACTACCTTCCAGTAAAAACCTACCACGATAAGCGCCAGGAAAAAGGAATTGACGTCTGGCTCGCCCTGGAAGCGTACGAACTGGCGTTTTACAAGAACTTCGACGTGCTGGTTCTCATCACGGCCGACGGCGATTATGTTCCCCTGATCCGCAAACTGAACACCCTCGGCACCCGGGTTATGGTGCTGAGCTGGGATTTTGAATATTACAACGACGAAGGCGACCGCCAGGTAACGCGCACATCGCAGGACCTGCTGCGCGAAGTTTCGTACCCCGTAGCCATGCACGAACGCATCGAAAACGGCCTGCGTACGGGCGATTCGCTGGTGAACAACCTGTTTGTCAAACAGTCGGCCACGCGCGTACAGAACGGGGTCACCAACGGCGCGGCGGTAAGCATCACCGACGGTCTGAACTTCAGCTTTGATGGGGATGATGATGGGGCGTATGACGACGATCCGAACGAAATCAAAATCAGCACCATCCGGACGCTGAAAAACGGGTACGGCTTCATCAATTACCCGCCCAACAACCTGTTTTTCCACTACACCAGCCTAATGGGTTCGGACTTCAACGAACTGAACATCGACGACGAGGTGTCGTTCCATATCGGTAAAAACGCCGAGGGCAAGGACATTGCCGTCGAGGTGCGGCTGGTCAACAACCACTGA
- the hisB gene encoding bifunctional histidinol-phosphatase/imidazoleglycerol-phosphate dehydratase HisB, which produces MKKVLFIDRDGTLILEPQPSQQVDSLEKLVFIPKVLSALRRIAEETDYELVMVTNQDGLGTDSFPEETFWPAQNRMLETFAGENIHFSGVHIDRTFAREGAPTRKPGTGLLTQYLTGDYDLANSFVIGDRLTDVQLAVNLGAKAILFLPPNLTETAQLADVSGRTEAMQAAIALESGNWDEIYEFLKLPARTATIERNTKETQIVIDLNLDGRGRSDIRTGLGFFDHMLDQLAKHSGADLTIRVQGDLHIDEHHTIEDTALALGEAYRRALGDKRGISRYGFLLPMDEALAQVGIDFSGRPWLVWEAEFRREKIGEMPTEMFYHFFKSFSDTALCNLNIKVEGQNEHHKIEAIFKAFAKAIRMAVRRDIRELDTLPSTKGVL; this is translated from the coding sequence ATGAAAAAAGTCTTATTTATTGACCGTGACGGTACCCTGATTCTGGAGCCGCAACCCAGTCAGCAGGTGGATTCGCTGGAAAAACTGGTGTTCATTCCCAAAGTGTTATCGGCCCTGCGGCGGATTGCGGAAGAGACGGATTATGAACTGGTGATGGTCACCAACCAGGACGGGCTCGGTACGGATTCGTTCCCGGAAGAAACTTTCTGGCCCGCCCAGAATCGCATGTTGGAAACTTTCGCCGGCGAAAATATTCACTTCAGCGGCGTGCACATCGACCGGACTTTTGCCCGGGAAGGCGCACCCACCCGCAAACCCGGCACCGGCCTGCTGACGCAGTACCTCACCGGCGACTATGACCTGGCCAATAGTTTCGTGATTGGTGACCGCCTGACGGACGTGCAATTAGCCGTAAACCTCGGCGCCAAAGCCATCCTGTTCCTGCCGCCCAACCTGACGGAAACCGCCCAGCTGGCCGACGTATCGGGTCGGACCGAGGCCATGCAGGCCGCCATCGCGCTCGAATCCGGCAACTGGGACGAAATCTACGAATTCCTGAAGCTGCCCGCCCGCACGGCCACCATCGAGCGCAATACGAAAGAAACGCAGATCGTCATCGACCTCAACCTCGACGGTCGCGGCCGCTCGGACATCCGGACCGGGCTGGGCTTTTTCGACCACATGCTCGACCAGCTGGCCAAGCATTCCGGGGCCGACCTGACCATCCGGGTGCAGGGTGATCTGCACATCGACGAGCACCACACGATCGAGGACACCGCGCTGGCCCTGGGCGAAGCGTACCGGCGGGCCCTGGGCGACAAGCGGGGAATCAGCCGCTACGGTTTTCTGCTGCCCATGGACGAAGCGCTGGCCCAGGTAGGAATTGATTTTTCGGGTCGCCCGTGGCTGGTCTGGGAGGCGGAGTTTCGCCGCGAGAAAATCGGGGAGATGCCGACCGAAATGTTCTACCATTTCTTCAAGTCCTTCTCCGATACGGCGCTCTGCAACCTGAACATCAAAGTCGAGGGGCAGAACGAACACCATAAAATCGAAGCGATTTTCAAGGCGTTTGCCAAGGCGATCCGGATGGCTGTCCGCCGCGACATTCGGGAACTGGATACGCTGCCGAGCACGAAAGGAGTGCTGTAA
- the radC gene encoding RadC family protein produces MTYETKRNILSWAEEDRPREKLMLKGRSALTDAELIAILIGSGTRDLSAVDLAKIILQGSGHNLNELARLSVKDLSKFKGIGEAKAISIVAALELGRRRREQDRPQRARITGSRDAYEEIKPHLLDKPHEEFWILLLNRANEVIRPVQISAGGVSGTVADPKLIFKYALEYLASALILVHNHPSGNLQPSQADKDLTRKLKEAGRLLDIPILDHLIFTDRTFFSFADEGLL; encoded by the coding sequence GTGACGTACGAAACCAAACGCAACATCCTGAGCTGGGCCGAAGAGGACCGTCCCCGCGAGAAATTAATGCTGAAAGGCCGCAGCGCCCTCACCGATGCGGAACTCATTGCGATCCTGATCGGCTCCGGAACCCGCGACCTGTCGGCGGTCGATCTGGCAAAAATCATCCTTCAGGGCAGCGGCCACAACCTGAACGAACTCGCCCGGCTCAGCGTCAAAGACTTATCGAAGTTCAAAGGAATCGGGGAAGCCAAGGCCATCAGCATCGTGGCGGCGCTGGAACTGGGGCGGCGTCGACGGGAACAGGACCGTCCGCAGCGGGCGCGCATTACGGGTTCGCGGGATGCGTACGAAGAAATCAAGCCGCATCTGCTCGACAAACCGCACGAAGAATTCTGGATTCTGCTGCTCAACCGGGCCAACGAAGTTATCCGGCCGGTGCAGATCAGCGCGGGGGGCGTTTCCGGCACGGTGGCCGATCCGAAACTGATTTTCAAATATGCCCTGGAATACCTGGCCAGCGCCCTTATTCTGGTTCACAATCACCCTTCGGGAAATCTCCAGCCCTCCCAGGCGGACAAAGACCTCACCCGCAAACTCAAAGAGGCCGGCCGCCTCCTCGACATTCCCATCCTGGACCACCTCATCTTCACCGACCGAACCTTTTTCAGTTTTGCCGACGAAGGCCTACTTTAA